In Cercospora beticola chromosome 3, complete sequence, the following proteins share a genomic window:
- a CDS encoding uncharacterized protein (BUSCO:EOG09264L6D) gives MEISFSRASLRAARSIARHQKSQQSICRRCLLHTTSTKSATPVAHPTVPGPPPSAPEVSPTHPESRLARKREQAQLLKQGQKTKPDPTKPGSALQKRFWKNVAVQETADGRLQIMLDSRPVRTATKEILTLPKSKRALAAAIALEWDQLVSAQQALKQHYIPLTSLTSRAIDVETADSSGNKQIRDNIVKMAMRYFATDTLLCWAPENNRHDPMNQSSRNLRARQKAIAEPIIAFLTTHIFPGVEIVPVLSEDSIMPISQPEMTTQVVRGWVSGLTAFDLAALERAILATKSLTIAVRLLVEWSTEWKHIQEAPEKGKFGIEHAEEASSLEVLHQTEQWGEVEDTHDVDKEDLRRQLGSAILLVT, from the coding sequence ATGGAGATTTCATTTTCGCGCGCATCATTGAGGGCCGCGCGGTCCATCGCGCGACACCAGAAAAGCCAGCAATCCATCTGTCGGCGATGTCTGCTGCACACGACGTCCACCAAATCTGCCACGCCCGTTGCACACCCAACCGTGCCCGGTCCTCCTCCATCAGCGCCTGAAGTCTCGCCGACCCATCCGGAAAGTCGATTGGCGCGAAAAAGGGAACAAGCGCAGCTGCTGAAGCAAGGTCAGAAGACCAAGCCCGACCCAACGAAGCCTGGATCTGCACTGCAAAAGCGCTTCTGGAAAAATGTGGCTGTTCAGGAGACTGCAGATGGACGATTGCAAATCATGTTGGATTCCCGCCCTGTGCGGACTGCCACGAAGGAGATCTTGACACTGCCCAAAAGTAAGCGTGCGCTtgcagctgccattgccCTGGAATGGGACCAGCTCGTGTCGGCGCAGCAGGCATTGAAGCAGCACTACATCCCCTTGACCTCACTCACATCCCGAGCGATTGATGTAGAGACTGCCGACAGCTCTGGAAACAAACAAATACGGGACAACATTGTCAAGATGGCGATGCGCTACTTCGCGACCGATACCCTTCTCTGCTGGGCACCCGAGAACAATCGACACGACCCGATGAATCAATCATCCAGGAACCTCCGCGCACGCCAAAAAGCCATCGCCGAACCGATCATCGCCTTCTTAACAACGCACATCTTCCCCGGCGTGGAGATCGTGCCTGTGCTGAGTGAGGATAGCATCATGCCCATCTCACAACCCGAGATGACCACGCAAGTGGTTCGTGGCTGGGTGTCGGGCCTGACAGCATTTGACCTTGCGGCCCTAGAACGAGCAATACTAGCAACAAAGAGTTTGACGATAGCGGTGCGATTGCTGGTGGAATGGAGCACCGAGTGGAAGCATATCCAGGAGGCGCCGGAGAAGGGGAAGTTCGGGATAGAACATGCAGAAGAGGCGAGCTCGCTGGAAGTATTGCACCAAACGGAGCAGTGGGGCGAGGTCGAGGACACGCACGATGTGGACAAAGAGGACCTGAGGAGACAACTGGGTAGCGCGATCCTGCTTGTCACTTGA
- a CDS encoding uncharacterized protein (BUSCO:EOG092604ML): protein MATEDPLLRLQILQRDLVAATDSQLRNITRLSDQLDASVKDLENLLKRTRKNDTSRNIIKPTTSPPTDTITVDDVEYRVREEFRDAAIAVANELDLDEVEAAKLCIQAQIDGSAPDASLPLRAMVRFHEQRATLLDCMRLLLQLGIDTDAAPDEEQTEAFREVGRKIVEGRGQKGNEEKRPDPSAYWRACVDGLGDIENLIKKMADDRERLAVTELGASPDRNEALRAQRYLLTRQHEFLAAIMSYLIRGSFVQPEDYRIFLSKASTSETEVDITIHYLPILISGASHIGSEGVTSPEVARDLHKLFTPGNTQLQWKQPMLRAAATVCWLAEYSSRFMGNSHSANQSSATRKAEEEARTKLFFDSLKDKAFHFILAAAAFLKPVAWYDPSRTGIVDFLVDGAVSVVEMPRASNDFSVLTMRELQAFADAFVTNMPDCLRKLKLDEDEMRRTLLSQSGNGQAHSELDLERFMVIMACAYQDDAEAAHDFWADKESNLYGFLRWVSVRLPTPRVAAFCQLLRSIACDDKSADQAHRFLLEDAGMVSGKLRKTYAVSWTQIFSELELYSTGLKNRPAAVPAPGQERTTVEDNFEEPETGIMLDSYLSLASHICRSSPEARNWLLKDQPFHLGEVMFQLARTATIARVRACCLDLLAALLTDKVLEVRNGMWVLLDSWIASAGLDGSHLPRTQPRIQYPAKQYLQAYANNAEAGAALLALLNALVSPFSTQADMPVDNLPFPENLGSPHRHAGIEIYVDFVMDAVLARKVPRMPAEGELSLLTFVRYECLHFTQQCLSSFNEDLVLLANTTSVAVESAMETKSLATYARLHPFARVMEWLFDKNVIASVFAAAQQNLDTLDHAEPTSPIVRATVKAIQILNLAWKMQPTYFDIVRPIVAGQNTTTQRVTSSTLSSIDDAFLTHLDAVIDIAQFTSSKHPELSLESTALLQRIASSRKICESREPGMARSTGSNRLIGLLAPLSEDLTLSLQANFHLLEWDLETEDIPPKMIKAKSLLDSLRASLDAANGKPCLAHCLLGFQCYERTVGVADHSAFGSSKALFHAIARCAVEMPVISGPSGYRSWLLSVKRGCLELLLRLATSTLTERIVQPELRSMDFLAALSRSQAPASTHPCWDGKTTLEPSALLDSSATAIRDFMHSRESFFEYAAFDLRAAVEQGAFSVQERIVSSMLGSIRLSNGEELPTSSIFELFDFFDVETVPALEPNYTQCTVFGDIDLSSCTKDDRETVVAFDLNLAHQLLILRKRELKENGTLKEAADFDKASDEISAILASLTSQNNWRAIHAARVAALESWTELLSLIVTKGGLDDTAIVPLSLQGLLLVLPKYEKSLADDMEAAGLLAKLTLTFTIAISPASRDSSQQTANVANERLLTIFRISLKVLTDSSTDPALRDVAYRTSCTILGNLSASTTSTNAKQLYQLAQNAGDRLLTVVTEDAFSGRGVTRVSALLFLDSMVSLHQGLKLNTPLLRALLKLNFIPVLIDMSIGSVSAAFHAQEEVVTTLAYFHTALALMLRLCQTPDGTQLVLNSGFFSAVDDSKLFSTDPDIGLDIDNPSALEEFYSILTDILRVIVAAVVSKGSQPGTAFLQQHRYTVQAIFKQASRGHAVKVANELSRLILATDFLEDDEAATGGASRNGFT, encoded by the exons ATGGCGACCGAAGACCCGCTACTGCGCTTGCAGATCCTGCAGCGAGACCTCGTTGCGGCGACAGACTCGCAATTGAGGAACATCACGCGCCTTTCGGACCAGCTTGATGCCAGCGTCAAGGATCTGGAGAACTTGCTGAAGCGCACGAGGAAGAATGACACCAGTcgcaacatcatcaagccGACGACCAGTCCGCCGACCGACACGATCACCGTTGACGATGTTGAATACCGTGTGCGAGAAGAATTCCGAGACGCGGCTATTGCTGTCGCCAACGAGCTCGATCTCGACGAGGTCGAGGCGGCGAAGCTCTGCATACAGGCCCAGATAGACGGCAGCGCGCCCGATGCGTCCTTGCCTTTGCGTGCCATGGTTCGATTCCACGAGCAGCGTGCAACATTACTGGACTGTATGCGGCTGTTGTTACAACTGGGCATTGACACAGATGCTGCGCCCGACGAGGAACAGACGGAAGCCTTTCGAGAAGTGGGAAGgaagatagtagaaggaagAGGTCAGAAAGGCAATGAGGAGAAGCGACCAGATCCCTCCGCATACTGGCGTGCCTGCGTTGATGGGCTGGGTGACATCGAGAACTTGATCAAGAAAATGGCTGATGACCGGGAGCGACTTGCCGTCACAGAGCTGGGTGCATCGCCGGACAGGAACGAGGCTCTTCGCGCACAGCGATACCTCTTGACCCGACAGCATGAGTTCCTGGCTGCCATCATGTCTTACTTGATCCGGGGAAGTTTCGTGCAGCCGGAGGACTATCGCATTTTTTTGAGCAAAGCTTCGACTTCGGAGACAGAGGTCGACATCACGATTCACTATCTTCCCATCTTAATCAGTGGCGCCTCGCACATCGGCTCTGAAGGTGTCACCAGTCCAGAAGTTGCTCGCGATTTGCACAAACTATTCACCCCGGGAAACACGCAACTGCAATGGAAGCAGCCGATGCTCAGGGCAGCGGCAACCGTATGCTGGCTCGCTGAGTACAGCTCCAGGTTTATGGGCAACTCACATTCAGCAAATCAAAGCTCCGCCACCCGTaaggccgaggaagaagcCCGCACCAAGCTTTTCTTCGACTCTTTGAAGGATAAGGCGTTCCATTTCATACTGGCTGCTGCCGCCTTCCTGAAGCCGGTAGCCTGGTACGACCCCTCGCGCACTGGAATCGTCGATTTCTTGGTCGATGGGGCAGTGAGCGTGGTGGAAATGCCTCGGGCTTCGAACGATTTTTCGGTGCTGACCATGCGCGAGTTGCAGGCATTCGCGGATGCGTTTGTGACCAACATGCCCGACTGTCTTCGTAAGCTGAAgcttgacgaggatgagatgaGGCGAACCCTACTATCGCAGTCTGGTAATGGACAAGCGCATTCTGAACTTGATCTGGAGCGTTTCATGGTCATAATGGCCTGCGCGTATCAGGACGACGCGGAGGCTGCGCACGACTTCTGGGCCGACAAAGAGAGCAACCTCTATGGGTTCCTCAGATGGGTTTCTGTGCGACTGCCGACCCCTCGAGTGGCAGCATTCTGTCAACTGTTGAGGTCCATTGCATGCGATGACAAATCTGCCGATCAGGCTCATCGCTTTTTACTTGAAGATGCGGGCATGGTTTCAGGAAAGCTTCGCAAGACATATGCAGTCAGCTGGACCCAGATCTTCAGTGAGCTTGAGCTCTATTCAACCGGCCTCAAAAACCGACCAGCTGCCGTACCTGCACCTGGCCAAGAGCGCACTACGGTGGAGGACAACTTCGAGGAACCTGAAACGGGCATCATGCTGGACTCGTATCTCAGCCTCGCCTCGCACATATGTCGCTCTAGTCCAGAAGCAAGGAACTGGCTGCTAAAGGACCAACCGTTCCATCTTGGCGAGGTGATGTTCCAGCTGGCCCGAACTGCTACCATTGCGCGTGTGCGAGCGTGCTGCCTGGACTTGCTAGCGGCATTGCTCACGGACAAGGTTTTGGAAGTCCGCAATGGCATGTGGGTGCTTTTAGACAGCTGGATTGCAAGTGCTGGTCTAGATGGGTCGCACCTCCCGCGAACACAGCCGCGTATTCAATACCCAGCCAAGCAATACTTGCAGGCCTATGCCAATAACGCAGAAGCAGGCGCTGCCCTTTTGGCACTTCTGAACGCATTGGTATCTCCCTTTTCAACTCAGGCTGACATGCCAGTCGACAACCTGCCATTTCCGGAAAACCTTGGATCACCACATCGACACGCCGGAATCGAAATCTATGTTGATTTTGTCATGGACGCTGTCTTGGCTCGCAAAGTACCACGCATGCCGGCCGAAGGTGAGCTCAGCCTGCTGACTTTTGTTCGATATGAGTGTTTGCATTTCACTCAACAGTGTCTCTCAAGCTTCAACGAGGATTTGGTACTTCTGGCCAACACGACGAGTGTTGCGGTCGAGTCAGCCATGGAGACGAAGTCATTGGCTACATACGCTCGATTGCATCCATTCGCTCGAGTGATGGAGTGGCTATTCGACAAAAATGTCATCGCATCAGTCTTCGCAGCTGCCCAACAGAACTTGGACACCTTGGATCACGCTGAACCGACTTCCCCCATTGTTCGAGCCACTGTCAAAGCAATACAAATTCTGAATCTGGCTTGGAAAATGCAGCCAACATACTTCGACATTGTTCGCCCTATCGTTGCAGGACAGAACACAACGACACAGCGGGTCACTAGCTCAACACTTTCTTCAATCGACGATGCATTTCTCACGCACCTCGATGCTGTGATTGACATTGCTCAATTCACCTCAAGCAAGCATCCCGAACTCAGTCTTGAGTCCACGGCGCTGTTACAAAGAATCGCATCCTCACGAAAGATATGTGAGAGTCGCGAGCCTGGTATGGCGCGGTCAACTGGCAGTAATCGTCTCATCGGGCTGCTGGCTCCACTGAGCGAAGATTTGACTCTCAGTCTGCAAGCCAACTTCCACCTGCTCGAATGGGATTTGGAGACTGAGGACATTCCGCCTAAGATGATCAAAGCGAAATCATTGCTTGACTCTTTACGCGCAAGTCTGGATGCCGCGAACGGCAAGCCTTGTCTCGCGCATTGTCTGCTTGGCTTCCAGTGTTACGAGCGGACTGTGGGTGTTGCGGATCATAGTGCTTTTGGGTCTTCGAAGGCATTGTTCCATGCCATTGCCAGATGCGCCGTCGAGATGCCCGTGATCAGTGGGCCATCGGGTTATAGGTCGTGGCTGCTGAGCGTTAAGCGTGGATGTCTCGAACTGCTGTTGAGGTTGGCGACGTCCACGCTGACTGAGCGCATCGTTCAGCCGGAGTTGCGTTCGATGGATTTCTTGGCCGCACTGTCACGATCACAAGCACCAGCCTCTACTCATCCATGTTGGGACGGCAAGACGACTCTCGAACCAAGCGCTCTGTTGGACTCATCCGCTACAGCTATCCGCGACTTCATGCATAGTCGAGAGTCATTCTTTGAATATGCTGCGTTCGATCTACGGGCAGCTGTAGAACAAGGAGCGTTCTCCGTGCAAGAGAGAATCGTGAGCAGCATGCTAGGGTCCATCAGATTGAGCAACGGCGAAGAGCTGCCCACATCATCCATCTTCGAGCTGTTTGATTTCTTCGACGTGGAGACTGTGCCTGCTCTGGAGCCAAATTACACCCAGTGCACGGTATTTGGCGACATCGATCTCTCAAGCTGTACCAAGGACGATCGAGAAACAGTAGTGGCGTTCGATCTCAACCTCGCGCACCAATTACTGATTCTTCGAAAGCGTGAATTGAAAGAAAATGGGACGCTCAAGGAAGCTGCCGACTTCGACAAAGCGTCCGATGAGATATCGGCCATTCTTGCTTCGCTCACCAGCCAGAATAATTGGAGAGCGATACATGCAGCACGTGTTGCTGCGCTAGAAAGCTGGACCGAGCTGCTGTCGCTCATTGTTACCAAAGGTGGTTTGGATGACACTGCGATCGTACCACTGTCACTGCAAGGGTTGCTTCTCGTGTTGCCCAAGTACGAGAAGAGTCTTGCGGACGACATGGAAGCAGCTGGACTACTGGCCAAGCTTACCTTGACTTTCACGATTGCGATCAGTCCGGCTTCTCGCGATTCGTCCCAGCAGACTGCGAACGTGGCGAATGAGCGCTTGCTTACAATATTCCGGATCTCACTCAAAGTGCTCACGGACAGCAGCACTGATCCGGCTCTACGCGATGTAGCGTACCGGACAAGCTGCACGATTCTTGGGAACCTTTCAGCGTCGACCACGTCAACGAATGCAAAGCAGCTCTACCAACTAGCGCAGAATGCAGGCGATCGGCTGCTTACTGTCGTTACTGAGGATGCATTCTCCGGACGCGGAGTTACACGCGTGTCCGCACTGTTGTTCCTGGACAGCATGGTATCACTGCACCAAGGCCTTAAACTGAACACGCCTTTGCTCAGGGCCTTGCTCAAACTGAACTTCATTCCAGTTTTGATCGATATGAGCATTGGCAGTGTCTCCGCTGCATTTCATGCACAAGAAGAGGTGGTCACGACCCTTGCATATTTCCACACGGCGTTAGCACTCATGTTGCGACTATGTCAGACACCGGATGGCACACAATTGGTTCTTAATTCTGGATTTTTCAGTGCTGTTGACGACAGCAAATTGTTCAGCACGGATCCCGATATTGGCTTGGATATCGACAATCCCTCGGCACTGGAAGAGTTCTACTCCATACTAACAGATATACTGCGCGTgatcgttgctgctgtggtcaGCAAAGGCTCCCAACCTGGAACAGCGTTCTTGCAACAGCATCGCTATACTGTCCAAGCAATCTTCAAGCAGGCGTCTCGCGGGCATGCGGTCAAGGTGGCAAATGAGCTGAGCAGACTAATCCTTGCGACGGATTTCCTGGAG GATGACGAAGCTGCCACTGGAGGGGCATCGAGGAACGGCTTTACGTAG